Proteins from a single region of Rhizobium leguminosarum bv. trifolii WSM1325:
- a CDS encoding histidine kinase (PFAM: ATP-binding region ATPase domain protein; response regulator receiver; histidine kinase A domain protein~SMART: ATP-binding region ATPase domain protein; response regulator receiver; histidine kinase A domain protein~KEGG: rec:RHECIAT_PC0000457 probable two-component sensor histidine kinase/response regulator hybrid protein) yields the protein MNPVNILLVDDQPAKLLSYEVILEELEENLIKAQSAREAFEHLLRTEIAVILVDVCMPEQDGFELVSMIRQHPRYQNTPIIFVSAVMLAEPDRLRGYAVGAVDYVSVPIVPEVLRAKVRVFAELYRKTRELERLNVELEARVQQRTAELEASAAQLRELNEELEHRIDQRTREREEALAQLFEAQKLDTIGHLTGGVAHDFNNLLMAVLGSLNLLKKRLPADERSERLVTNAIQAAERGTALTQRLLAFARRQELKPQAVDFFRLFENIEDLLAKAVGPRIEIRKSIPADLAPLLVDSNQLELALLNLFVNARDALESGGAVTVAAAAAEEARPASLAGGNYIRISVSDDGEGMDEATVSRAAEPFFTTKGVGKGTGLGLSMVHGLAAQSGGSIQISSVRGKGTTVSLWLPVAEAFVKVQPPVELPATEPLKPASRPLAILVVDDDALVRTGTVAMLEDLGHLPQEASSASQALEFFAHGQDCDLVITDHAMPGMTGAELARHLRSSFPGLPIILASGYAEFSEDHGLGRMLRMKKPFTQEQLQAAMDQALSGKVAAA from the coding sequence ATGAACCCCGTCAACATCCTCCTCGTCGACGACCAACCGGCAAAGCTCCTGAGTTACGAGGTCATTCTCGAAGAGCTCGAGGAAAACCTCATCAAGGCGCAATCCGCTCGCGAAGCCTTCGAGCACCTGTTGCGCACTGAAATCGCGGTGATCCTCGTCGATGTCTGCATGCCCGAACAGGATGGGTTCGAGCTCGTCAGCATGATCCGGCAGCATCCGCGCTATCAGAACACGCCGATCATCTTTGTTTCCGCCGTGATGCTGGCGGAACCCGACCGGCTGCGCGGCTATGCTGTGGGCGCGGTCGACTACGTCTCTGTTCCGATCGTCCCCGAGGTGCTGAGAGCCAAGGTGCGGGTCTTTGCCGAGCTCTACAGGAAGACGAGGGAACTCGAACGCCTGAACGTCGAGCTGGAGGCCCGCGTTCAGCAGCGCACCGCCGAGCTCGAGGCTTCTGCAGCGCAGTTGCGTGAGCTCAACGAGGAACTCGAGCACCGGATCGATCAACGGACGCGGGAGCGCGAAGAGGCGCTCGCACAGCTGTTCGAGGCGCAGAAGCTCGACACGATTGGCCACCTGACGGGTGGCGTGGCCCACGACTTCAATAACCTCCTGATGGCAGTTCTCGGCAGCCTGAATCTTCTCAAGAAGCGGCTTCCGGCCGATGAACGCAGTGAACGCCTGGTGACGAACGCGATCCAGGCGGCCGAACGCGGCACGGCGCTCACCCAGCGCCTGCTTGCTTTCGCACGCCGCCAGGAGCTTAAGCCGCAGGCGGTCGACTTCTTCAGGCTGTTCGAAAACATCGAGGATCTTCTCGCCAAGGCGGTGGGGCCGCGCATCGAAATCCGCAAAAGCATCCCGGCGGATCTGGCACCCCTCCTGGTCGACAGCAACCAGTTGGAACTGGCGTTGCTCAACCTGTTCGTCAATGCGCGGGATGCGCTCGAAAGCGGCGGAGCCGTGACGGTTGCCGCGGCGGCAGCCGAAGAAGCCCGGCCGGCCAGCCTTGCAGGCGGAAATTACATCAGGATATCGGTGTCGGACGATGGCGAGGGGATGGACGAGGCAACGGTCTCGCGTGCCGCCGAACCGTTTTTCACCACCAAGGGGGTCGGCAAGGGCACCGGTCTCGGCCTGTCGATGGTGCATGGCCTGGCGGCGCAATCCGGTGGCTCGATCCAGATATCAAGCGTTAGGGGCAAAGGCACGACGGTTTCGCTTTGGCTGCCCGTTGCCGAGGCATTCGTCAAGGTGCAGCCTCCCGTCGAGCTGCCGGCGACGGAGCCTTTGAAGCCGGCGTCGCGGCCGCTTGCCATTCTCGTAGTTGATGACGATGCCCTTGTCAGGACCGGGACCGTGGCGATGCTGGAGGATCTCGGGCACCTGCCGCAGGAAGCGTCTTCCGCTTCCCAGGCCTTGGAATTCTTTGCCCACGGGCAGGATTGCGATCTCGTCATCACCGATCATGCCATGCCGGGCATGACGGGCGCCGAGCTTGCGCGTCACCTTCGCTCCTCCTTTCCAGGCCTGCCCATCATCCTTGCCTCAGGCTATGCCGAGTTTTCCGAGGACCATGGCCTCGGCCGGATGCTGCGGATGAAGAAGCCATTCACACAGGAACAGCTTCAGGCGGCGATGGATCAGGCGCTCTCGGGCAAAGTCGCGGCGGCCTGA
- a CDS encoding malto-oligosyltrehalose trehalohydrolase (KEGG: ret:RHE_PF00263 1,4-alpha-glucan branching protein~TIGRFAM: malto-oligosyltrehalose trehalohydrolase~PFAM: alpha amylase catalytic region~SMART: alpha amylase catalytic sub domain) — translation MTFGPASTEEGFLFRLWAPLHESVLLKIEGDDPRPMQAVGDGWHHSTVADANVSTRYCFVLPDGLEIPDPASRFQPQDVHGPSEVVDLSFYRWKTSDWTGRPWEEMVIYEMHIGCFTPEGTFKAAIERLDHLQALGVTALQIMPLSEFPGRYSWGYDGVLPYAPDSSYGRPEDFMALVDAAHQHGISVFLDVVYNHFGPDGNYIPAYAPLFTDHHKTPWGNGINYDGDGSEMIREFIIENAIYWITEFRLDGFRFDAVHAIKDDSSEHLLHALARRVRAAAGDRHVHLIVENEENDSDLLQRDENGEVKLFTAQWNDDVHHVLHITATGETFGYYADYAGDAGKLGRALAEGFVFQGEHMPYRGGSRGKPSGHLPPTAFISFIQNHDQIGNRALGDRVLASSPADVVKAVAAIYLLAPEIPMLFMGEEWGAREPFPFFCDFDEDLNEKVRKGRREELSRLPGFDADDLLDPTAPSTFAAAKLDWSRLASSELLGFYRMLLDLRHRRIVPLLKGAGAGTAVYRSAGSALAVDWTLAQNRRLHLQANLGAEAVPLVSPQDDGETIFGLGGSDGGDLAPWTVIWNISEA, via the coding sequence ATGACGTTCGGACCGGCATCCACTGAAGAGGGTTTTCTATTCCGCCTCTGGGCTCCCTTGCATGAAAGCGTGTTGTTGAAGATTGAAGGCGATGATCCGCGGCCGATGCAGGCGGTCGGGGACGGCTGGCACCACTCTACAGTCGCGGATGCCAATGTCAGTACGCGCTACTGCTTCGTCCTGCCGGACGGTCTCGAAATACCCGATCCCGCCTCGCGGTTTCAGCCGCAGGATGTGCACGGACCGAGCGAAGTGGTCGACCTTTCCTTCTATCGCTGGAAGACGAGCGACTGGACGGGACGGCCCTGGGAAGAGATGGTGATCTATGAGATGCATATCGGCTGCTTCACGCCGGAGGGTACTTTCAAGGCCGCGATCGAGCGGCTCGACCATCTGCAGGCGCTGGGCGTTACGGCGCTGCAGATCATGCCGCTGAGTGAATTTCCCGGCCGTTACAGCTGGGGTTATGACGGCGTGCTTCCCTATGCTCCGGACAGCAGCTACGGCCGGCCGGAAGATTTCATGGCGTTGGTGGACGCAGCGCACCAGCACGGCATCTCGGTTTTCCTGGACGTGGTCTACAATCACTTCGGGCCGGACGGCAATTACATCCCGGCCTATGCACCGCTCTTTACCGATCATCACAAGACACCCTGGGGCAACGGTATCAATTACGACGGCGACGGGTCGGAGATGATCCGCGAATTCATCATCGAGAACGCCATCTATTGGATCACCGAGTTCAGGCTCGACGGTTTCCGCTTCGATGCCGTGCATGCCATCAAGGACGATAGCTCCGAGCATCTGCTTCACGCGCTTGCCCGCCGCGTCAGGGCCGCGGCCGGCGACCGGCATGTTCATCTGATCGTCGAAAACGAGGAGAACGACAGCGACCTGTTGCAGCGTGACGAAAACGGGGAAGTGAAGCTGTTCACCGCCCAGTGGAACGACGACGTGCACCATGTGCTGCATATCACCGCCACCGGCGAAACCTTCGGCTATTATGCCGATTACGCTGGTGACGCCGGCAAGCTCGGCCGGGCGCTGGCGGAAGGTTTCGTGTTTCAGGGGGAACACATGCCCTATCGCGGCGGAAGCCGCGGCAAGCCGAGCGGCCATCTGCCGCCCACCGCTTTTATCTCCTTCATCCAGAACCATGACCAGATCGGCAACAGGGCGCTGGGGGATAGGGTTCTGGCTTCGAGCCCGGCTGATGTCGTCAAGGCAGTCGCCGCCATCTACCTGCTGGCGCCTGAGATCCCGATGCTGTTCATGGGGGAGGAATGGGGCGCCAGAGAACCTTTCCCCTTCTTCTGCGATTTCGACGAGGATCTGAACGAGAAGGTCAGGAAAGGCCGTCGCGAGGAGCTTTCCCGTCTCCCGGGCTTCGACGCCGACGACCTTCTCGACCCGACGGCGCCATCGACCTTTGCCGCCGCCAAGCTGGACTGGTCGAGACTCGCCTCTTCCGAGTTACTCGGTTTTTACAGGATGCTTCTCGACCTCCGGCACCGCAGGATCGTGCCTTTGCTGAAAGGCGCTGGCGCCGGAACCGCGGTCTATCGCTCGGCGGGAAGCGCGCTCGCGGTGGATTGGACCCTGGCGCAGAACCGGCGTCTTCATCTGCAGGCCAACCTCGGCGCCGAGGCGGTGCCGCTCGTCTCGCCGCAGGACGACGGCGAGACGATCTTCGGTCTCGGCGGAAGCGACGGCGGCGATCTCGCACCCTGGACGGTGATTTGGAATATCAGCGAGGCGTAA
- a CDS encoding putative transcriptional regulator, CopG/Arc/MetJ family (KEGG: sme:SM_b20121 hypothetical protein), translating to MRSTQQMSITLPLEMAKRVKQRVSNGYYASESEVTREGLRALQERENAVENWLRTEVTAIYDAYKADIRLPDEAELDWAGIYSPQDIRIFCRRPRLCGPHQDLRKWVRNVPRTPQHPRSCPTRVTHCGFERRVSVAFELSPPNCYPPHPLCRAAV from the coding sequence ATGCGTTCGACGCAACAAATGAGCATCACGTTGCCCCTGGAAATGGCGAAGCGCGTTAAACAGCGGGTGTCCAACGGTTATTACGCCTCGGAGAGCGAAGTCACACGCGAGGGACTGCGGGCTTTGCAGGAACGCGAGAATGCCGTCGAGAATTGGCTGCGAACAGAAGTTACGGCCATCTATGATGCCTACAAGGCCGATATCCGCCTTCCCGATGAGGCGGAATTGGATTGGGCGGGTATCTATAGTCCGCAAGACATCCGCATCTTCTGCCGTCGCCCGCGATTATGTGGCCCGCATCAAGACCTTCGTAAGTGGGTTCGAAACGTACCACGAACGCCGCAGCATCCGCGATCATGTCCGACCCGGGTTACGCATTGTGGTTTCGAGCGCCGGGTAAGCGTGGCGTTCGAGTTGAGCCCACCGAATTGTTATCCTCCGCATCCTCTATGCCGGGCAGCGGTTTGA
- a CDS encoding GAF sensor hybrid histidine kinase (PFAM: ATP-binding region ATPase domain protein; response regulator receiver; GAF domain protein; histidine kinase A domain protein; histidine kinase HAMP region domain protein~SMART: ATP-binding region ATPase domain protein; histidine kinase A domain protein; response regulator receiver; GAF domain protein; histidine kinase HAMP region domain protein~KEGG: rec:RHECIAT_PC0000458 probable two-component sensor histidine kinase/response regulator hybrid protein), with product MSNQTSEFARDSVAVDSLNGHDHKTMAFDDASALLEVLVAVRRGDFSVRMRSDLTGLTGKVADALNDIIAANQRMAQQLEHVGQVVGRDGRTSTRVRFGLSDGSWSEMEGSINGLIDDLLWPTTAVTRTITAVVKGDLLRTVPLDVDGRPLKGEFLRSADIVNTMIKQLSVFTSEVTRVAREVGTDGKLGGQAQVPEVTGVWKDLTESVNSMASNLTAQVRNIAEVTIAVANGDLSKKITVDVRGEILQLKEAINTMVDQLRSFASEVTRVAREVGTEGKLGGQALVPGVAGTWKDLTDSVNAMCGNLTAQVRNIAQVTTAVARGDLSRKITVDVSGEILELKETINTMVDQLNGFAGEVTRVAREVGTEGRLGGQAQVPGVAGTWKDLTDNVNSMASNLTAQVRNIAEVSTAIANGDLSKKITVTVSGEILELKETINTMVDQLNAFASEVTRVAREVGTEGRLGGQANVRGVAGTWKDLTENVNSMGGNLTAQVRNIAEVSTAIANGDLSKKITVDVKGEILELKETINTMVDQLNAFASEVTRVAREVGTEGRLGGQANVRGVAGTWKDLTDSVNSMASNLTGQVRNIAEVATAVAQGDLSKKITVTVSGEILELKETINTMVDQLNGFAGEVTRVAREVGTEGRLGGQANVLGVAGTWKDLTDSVNSMAGNLTAQVRNIAEVSTAIANGDLSKKITVSVSGEILELKETLNTMVDQLNRFASEVTRVAREVGTEGKLGGQAQVPGVAGTWKDLTENVNSMASNLTGQVRNIAEVTTAVARGDLSRKITVDVKGEILELKNTINTMVDQLNAFAGEVTRVAREVGTEGKLGGQAQVSGVAGTWKDLTDSVNSMAGNLTAQVRNIAEVATAIANGDLSRKITVDVRGEILLLKDTLNTMVDQLRSFAGEVTRVAREVGTDGRLGGQAVVPGVAGTWKDLTDNVNLLAANLTTQVRNIAEVTTAVARGDLSRKITVDVKGEILELKNTINTMVDQLNAFAGEVTRVAREVGTEGKLGGQAQVPGVAGTWKDLTDTVNVMAANLTEQVRGIVKVVTAVANGDLKQNLTVASKGEVAALAETINNMTNTLATFADQVTTVAREVGVEGRLGGQANVPGTAGTWKDLTGNVNLLAANLTTQVRAIAEVATAVTKGDLTRSIKVDARGEVAELKDNINTMIDNLRLTTERNTEQDWLKTNLARFTNMLQGQRDLTLVGKMLLSELAPLVGAHQGVIYQVDADERQPILSLLSVYAKGGEAAHPARLEFGQGLVGQCASDARRILVTDLPDNVVPISSGVFTTLPRSAIVLPVHFEGQVKAVIELASVGEFTELQLSFLDQLTTSIGIVLNSIEATMQTEGLLKQSQQLAAELQTQQRELQQTNEQLGQKAQQLEERNVEVEAKNQEIEQARRALEEKATELALTSKYKSEFLANMSHELRTPLNSILILGQQLGENPDGNLSGKQVEFAKTIHGAGTDLLNLISDILDLSKIESGTVSVDAEEIFVSNLLEMMARPFRHEAENRDLSFSVDVGADVAKSLITDSKRLQQILKNLLSNAFKFTAQGGVTLRVASATSGWSSDHPSLKHAPSVIAFEVVDTGIGIPPEKQRIIFEAFQQADASTSRKYGGTGLGLAISRELANLLGGEIQLRSTPGIGSTFVLYLPLTYVGAGAAAPKTVPSANVVEFAEAAANRRAEKPIEHVEDDRHQIEAGDSVLLVVEDDAHYARVLVDLARDNGFKVLVAMRGSDALALAQDYRPAAISLDIFLPDMLGWTVLSQLKQNPQTRHIPVQIISLDEDRQHGLTRGAFAFMSKPTTPEGLGKALSRLKAYAQPRRKHLLLVEDNEAERLSVTALLGHDDIDITSVGSGSEALDALRQNAADCVVLDLSLPDMSGFDVLEQIRDDAEIREVPVVVFTGRELSAEEDAALHSMARSVVVKGVESPERLLDETALFLHRVVADLPAAKQATLQELHSSDEDLVGETVLLVDDDARNIFALSSVLERRGMKVLTATTGSEAIDVINNEPSVAIVLMDIMMPGMDGYETMQVIRSEPRFRRLPIVALTAKAMKGDREKCLEAGASDYLAKPVNTEQLLSALRMWLHR from the coding sequence GTGAGCAACCAAACTAGCGAATTCGCGCGCGACAGCGTTGCGGTAGATAGCCTCAATGGGCATGACCACAAAACGATGGCGTTCGACGACGCCAGCGCGCTTCTGGAGGTCCTTGTCGCGGTTAGGCGCGGCGACTTTTCCGTAAGGATGCGGTCCGACCTCACAGGTCTCACCGGCAAAGTCGCCGATGCCCTCAACGACATCATTGCCGCCAATCAGCGCATGGCCCAGCAGCTCGAGCATGTCGGGCAGGTGGTCGGTCGGGACGGGCGAACGAGCACGCGCGTACGCTTCGGCCTGTCGGACGGCTCCTGGTCTGAAATGGAGGGATCGATCAATGGTCTGATCGACGATCTCCTGTGGCCGACGACAGCTGTTACGCGCACGATTACGGCTGTCGTCAAGGGAGATCTCTTGCGGACCGTGCCGCTCGACGTCGACGGGCGGCCGCTCAAAGGTGAATTCCTGCGCTCGGCCGATATCGTCAATACGATGATCAAGCAGTTGAGCGTCTTCACCTCGGAAGTAACGCGCGTCGCGCGCGAGGTCGGCACGGACGGAAAACTCGGCGGCCAGGCGCAGGTGCCGGAGGTGACCGGCGTCTGGAAGGACCTCACCGAAAGCGTGAACTCGATGGCGTCGAACCTGACGGCGCAGGTGCGCAACATCGCGGAAGTGACGATCGCCGTTGCGAATGGCGATCTTTCCAAGAAGATTACCGTCGACGTGCGCGGCGAGATCCTGCAGCTGAAGGAGGCGATCAACACCATGGTCGACCAGCTCAGATCCTTCGCCTCGGAAGTGACGCGCGTCGCCCGCGAGGTCGGCACCGAAGGCAAGCTCGGCGGACAGGCGCTGGTGCCGGGTGTCGCCGGAACCTGGAAGGACCTGACCGACAGCGTCAATGCCATGTGCGGCAACCTGACGGCGCAGGTGCGCAACATTGCCCAGGTGACCACGGCCGTGGCGCGCGGCGACCTGTCGCGCAAGATCACCGTCGACGTCTCGGGCGAAATCCTGGAGCTGAAGGAAACCATCAACACGATGGTCGATCAGCTCAACGGCTTTGCCGGCGAGGTGACGCGTGTGGCGCGTGAAGTCGGCACAGAGGGCCGCCTCGGCGGTCAGGCGCAGGTGCCAGGCGTCGCCGGCACCTGGAAGGACTTGACCGATAACGTCAATTCCATGGCCTCGAACCTCACCGCGCAGGTGCGCAACATCGCCGAGGTCTCGACTGCGATCGCCAACGGCGACCTCTCGAAGAAGATCACCGTTACGGTGTCTGGGGAAATCCTCGAGCTGAAGGAAACGATCAACACGATGGTCGATCAGCTGAACGCCTTTGCGTCGGAAGTGACCCGCGTGGCCCGCGAAGTCGGCACCGAAGGCCGGCTCGGCGGCCAGGCCAATGTGCGCGGCGTCGCCGGCACCTGGAAGGATCTAACCGAGAACGTCAACTCGATGGGCGGCAACCTGACGGCGCAGGTGCGCAATATCGCGGAAGTCTCGACCGCCATCGCCAATGGCGACCTGTCGAAGAAGATCACCGTCGACGTGAAGGGGGAGATCCTCGAATTGAAGGAGACCATCAATACGATGGTCGATCAGCTGAATGCCTTCGCCTCGGAAGTGACCCGCGTGGCGCGCGAAGTCGGAACGGAGGGACGGCTCGGCGGTCAGGCGAATGTGCGCGGCGTTGCCGGCACCTGGAAGGACCTGACAGACAGCGTCAATTCCATGGCTTCCAACTTGACCGGGCAGGTGCGCAACATCGCCGAAGTCGCGACCGCCGTCGCCCAGGGAGACCTGTCCAAGAAGATCACCGTGACGGTGTCGGGCGAAATCCTCGAACTGAAAGAGACCATCAACACGATGGTCGATCAGCTCAACGGCTTTGCCGGCGAGGTGACGCGTGTGGCGCGCGAGGTCGGCACGGAAGGGCGGCTGGGCGGCCAGGCGAACGTGCTCGGCGTCGCCGGCACCTGGAAAGACCTGACCGACAGCGTCAACTCAATGGCAGGCAATCTGACGGCGCAGGTGCGCAACATCGCCGAAGTCTCGACTGCGATTGCCAATGGCGACCTGTCGAAGAAGATCACGGTGTCGGTCTCGGGTGAAATCCTCGAGCTCAAGGAAACGCTGAACACCATGGTCGATCAGCTGAACCGCTTTGCTTCCGAAGTCACCCGCGTTGCCCGCGAGGTCGGCACCGAGGGCAAGCTCGGCGGCCAGGCGCAGGTGCCAGGTGTCGCCGGCACCTGGAAGGATCTCACCGAAAACGTCAATTCCATGGCCTCCAACCTGACCGGCCAGGTGCGAAACATCGCCGAAGTGACGACGGCCGTGGCGCGCGGCGACCTGTCGCGCAAGATCACCGTCGACGTGAAGGGGGAAATCCTCGAACTGAAGAACACCATCAACACGATGGTGGACCAGCTCAACGCCTTTGCCGGCGAAGTGACGCGCGTCGCCCGCGAAGTCGGCACCGAAGGCAAGCTCGGCGGCCAGGCGCAGGTCTCCGGTGTTGCCGGCACCTGGAAGGACCTGACCGACAGCGTCAACTCCATGGCCGGCAACCTGACGGCGCAGGTGCGCAACATCGCCGAGGTGGCTACCGCTATCGCCAACGGCGACCTGTCGCGCAAGATCACGGTCGACGTGCGCGGCGAAATCCTGCTCTTGAAGGATACGCTGAATACCATGGTCGATCAGCTTCGCTCCTTTGCCGGCGAAGTGACGCGTGTTGCCCGCGAAGTCGGCACCGATGGCAGGCTGGGCGGCCAGGCCGTCGTTCCCGGCGTCGCCGGCACCTGGAAGGACCTGACCGATAACGTCAACCTGCTCGCTGCCAATCTGACGACCCAGGTTCGAAACATCGCCGAAGTGACGACAGCCGTGGCGCGCGGCGACCTGTCGCGCAAGATCACCGTCGACGTGAAGGGGGAAATCCTCGAACTGAAGAACACCATCAATACGATGGTGGACCAGCTCAACGCCTTCGCCGGCGAAGTGACGCGTGTCGCCCGTGAAGTCGGCACCGAAGGCAAGCTCGGCGGCCAGGCACAGGTGCCGGGCGTTGCCGGAACCTGGAAGGACTTGACCGACACCGTCAACGTCATGGCCGCCAACCTGACCGAGCAGGTCCGCGGCATCGTCAAGGTGGTGACGGCGGTGGCGAACGGCGACCTCAAGCAAAATCTCACCGTCGCATCGAAGGGCGAGGTGGCCGCCCTTGCCGAGACCATCAACAACATGACCAACACGCTCGCGACCTTTGCCGATCAGGTGACCACGGTTGCGCGTGAGGTGGGCGTGGAAGGCCGCCTCGGCGGGCAGGCGAATGTTCCGGGTACTGCGGGAACCTGGAAGGACTTGACCGGCAACGTCAACCTGCTTGCCGCCAACCTGACGACGCAGGTGCGCGCCATTGCCGAGGTGGCGACCGCCGTCACCAAGGGTGACCTGACGCGCTCGATCAAGGTCGACGCGCGCGGCGAAGTGGCCGAGCTCAAGGACAACATCAATACGATGATCGACAACCTCAGGCTGACCACCGAGCGCAACACCGAGCAGGACTGGCTGAAGACCAACCTGGCGCGCTTCACCAATATGCTGCAGGGGCAGCGCGACCTGACGCTGGTCGGCAAGATGCTGCTGTCGGAGCTGGCGCCTCTGGTCGGCGCCCATCAGGGGGTCATCTACCAGGTGGATGCCGACGAGCGGCAGCCGATCTTGTCGCTGCTTTCCGTCTACGCGAAAGGGGGCGAGGCGGCGCACCCGGCGCGGCTCGAATTCGGCCAGGGACTTGTCGGCCAGTGCGCCAGCGACGCCCGCCGCATCCTGGTCACCGACCTTCCCGACAACGTCGTTCCGATAAGCTCCGGCGTGTTCACGACCCTGCCGAGGAGCGCCATCGTGCTGCCGGTGCACTTCGAAGGTCAGGTGAAGGCGGTGATCGAGCTGGCCTCCGTCGGCGAATTCACCGAGTTGCAGCTGTCCTTCCTCGATCAGCTGACGACATCGATCGGCATCGTCCTCAACTCGATCGAAGCGACGATGCAGACCGAAGGCCTGCTCAAGCAGTCCCAGCAGCTTGCCGCCGAGCTTCAGACGCAGCAGCGCGAGCTGCAGCAGACCAACGAGCAGCTCGGGCAGAAGGCGCAGCAACTGGAGGAGCGCAACGTCGAAGTCGAGGCGAAGAACCAGGAAATCGAGCAGGCCAGGCGCGCGCTCGAGGAAAAGGCAACGGAGCTGGCGCTGACATCGAAGTACAAATCCGAATTCCTCGCCAACATGTCGCATGAGCTGCGCACGCCTTTGAATTCGATCCTCATCCTCGGCCAGCAACTGGGAGAAAATCCGGATGGCAACCTCTCGGGCAAACAGGTCGAGTTCGCAAAGACGATCCACGGCGCGGGAACCGATTTGTTGAACCTGATCAGCGACATCCTCGACCTGTCGAAGATCGAGTCCGGAACAGTCTCGGTCGATGCCGAAGAGATTTTTGTCAGCAACCTGCTCGAGATGATGGCGCGGCCATTCCGGCACGAGGCCGAAAACCGGGACCTGTCGTTCTCGGTCGATGTCGGCGCCGATGTTGCAAAGAGCCTCATCACGGATTCGAAGCGACTGCAGCAGATCCTCAAAAACCTGCTGTCGAATGCCTTCAAGTTCACCGCGCAGGGCGGCGTGACACTTCGCGTCGCGTCGGCAACGAGCGGCTGGTCGTCCGATCATCCCTCCCTCAAGCACGCGCCTTCGGTCATTGCCTTCGAAGTCGTCGATACCGGCATCGGCATACCGCCCGAAAAACAGCGCATCATTTTCGAGGCGTTCCAGCAGGCGGACGCTTCGACGAGCCGCAAATACGGCGGCACCGGCCTCGGCTTGGCGATCAGTCGCGAACTGGCGAACCTGCTCGGCGGCGAAATCCAGCTGCGCAGCACCCCCGGTATCGGCAGCACCTTCGTCCTCTATCTGCCGCTCACCTATGTCGGCGCCGGCGCGGCTGCCCCCAAGACCGTTCCGTCGGCAAATGTCGTAGAATTCGCCGAGGCGGCAGCAAACCGCCGCGCCGAAAAGCCGATCGAACATGTTGAAGACGATCGCCATCAGATAGAGGCCGGCGACTCCGTGCTGCTCGTCGTCGAGGACGATGCGCATTACGCCCGCGTGCTGGTGGATCTCGCCCGCGACAATGGATTCAAGGTTCTGGTGGCGATGCGTGGCAGCGATGCGCTCGCACTCGCGCAGGACTACAGGCCGGCGGCGATCTCGCTCGACATCTTTCTGCCCGATATGCTCGGCTGGACGGTGCTGAGCCAGCTCAAGCAGAATCCGCAGACGCGGCATATTCCGGTCCAGATCATCAGCCTCGACGAGGATCGCCAACATGGGCTGACCCGCGGCGCCTTCGCCTTCATGAGCAAGCCGACGACACCAGAAGGCCTTGGCAAGGCACTGTCGCGATTGAAGGCCTATGCACAACCGCGCCGCAAGCATCTGCTGCTGGTGGAAGACAACGAGGCCGAGCGTCTGAGCGTCACCGCCCTTCTCGGACATGACGACATCGATATCACCAGCGTCGGCTCCGGATCGGAGGCTCTCGACGCCCTTCGGCAGAATGCCGCCGACTGCGTGGTGCTCGACCTTTCCCTTCCCGACATGTCCGGCTTCGACGTGCTGGAGCAGATACGCGACGACGCCGAGATCCGCGAGGTGCCGGTGGTCGTCTTCACCGGCCGGGAGCTTTCCGCCGAGGAAGACGCGGCACTGCACAGCATGGCCCGCAGCGTCGTGGTCAAGGGGGTCGAGTCGCCCGAACGTCTCCTGGATGAGACGGCCTTGTTCCTGCACCGGGTGGTCGCCGACCTGCCGGCCGCAAAACAGGCGACGCTGCAGGAACTGCACAGCTCGGATGAGGATCTTGTCGGCGAGACCGTGCTGCTCGTCGACGACGATGCCCGCAACATCTTCGCGCTGAGCAGCGTCCTCGAACGCCGGGGAATGAAGGTCCTGACCGCGACGACCGGCAGCGAAGCCATCGATGTCATCAACAACGAACCCTCTGTCGCGATCGTGCTGATGGACATCATGATGCCTGGAATGGACGGCTACGAGACGATGCAGGTCATCCGTTCGGAGCCCCGGTTCCGGCGGCTGCCGATCGTGGCGCTGACGGCCAAGGCGATGAAGGGCGACCGCGAGAAATGCCTGGAAGCGGGCGCATCCGACTATCTGGCGAAGCCGGTCAATACCGAACAGCTTCTGTCGGCTCTTCGCATGTGGCTGCATCGCTGA